Part of the Candidatus Alcyoniella australis genome is shown below.
AGAAGTCCGTTGATGATGTTTTCACCGTCGTTGAGGAAAATCAGGTCGGTGGCCGCAACGTTCTGGGCTGCGGAAATGTTGTCGGTCTTGGCGAAGGCCATGCTCTCGTCGGTCAGGTCGTCCAGCGTGGTCCCATCGTCGCCGGTGTAGAACGTCAACACGCCGTCCGCCGAGTTGGCGTTGTCGCTGACCTCGTAGGTCGCCACGCTGAGCTCAACGCTCTCGATGTGCCCCTCGACCTCGTCCCAGCCGGGCAGCTCGCCGAGCAGCGAGGTGAAGTTATAGGCCGGCAGACAGATGCCGGTCTCGCCACCAAGGTCGACCAGCGGCAGGTCGAAGTCCACGCTGAAGTCCTTCTCCTGCTTGGTCGCATCGTTGACCGAATCCTTGGCTTCGTCACAGGCCGCGATCAACAGGCCCAGACACAGGACCAGGGCCAAGATCAATGTATATCTACGCATGAGTGCTCCTTTGCTTGCCCGGATTATTCATGAAGCTTCTACTGCGGCGCACAATCTGCTCACAACAACTGCGTCATCCTCGCCGATCCGTCCTCGACGTACCACAGCGGGTACGCCTGCGGAGTATCGACTCGGCTTTCTAGTTCTTGCGGCATCTTGCACGCCTCGCTAACGAACCCTCATGAATAATCCAGGCTTGGTATTTATTTATCAACCGGTTAATTCTATCAGCCGCCGCAGCAGGCTAACAACTCATATCAGCAACCGCAGCTCTCGTCGTCATCTTTCGACATTCCGGGATCGGCGATGTCGTCGTCCTCCGGATCGCCGTCGTCATCGTCGTCCTCGTCAGTGTCGTCGCCTGTGGGCAGGCACTTGTCGAGCCCCTCGTCGCAACGCTGATCCGCGGCGCAGGGGTCGCCCGCGTGATCGGCGCAACTGCCGGAGAGGCACAAGTCCGAGCCGTTGCAGAACAGCTCATCGTCGCAAGCCACGCCGTCGTTGAACGACCAGTCGAAGCGCGCGCGCGTCGGATCGCAGAGCAGGCAGAGGTTGGTGGGGTGAGTCTGGCCGACATCGATACATTGCTCGCCGATCAAGCAGCCGCAGACGGTCAGGGCGTCCTCAATGCGAGCGCTCTCGCCGCTGGAGCTTTGGACCACCAGATCGTAGAGCCCGACGCGGGCAAACGCGCCGACGCTGCCGGTGATAGTACGCGCGTCCGGGACTTGCAGGTCGCTCAGGCTCTCGATCCAGTCGTCGTCCTCGAGATAGGCTGTGTCATAGCGCTCGAAGCCCCAGCCATCGATGGTCAGCTCGGTCGGTGCTCCATTGACCGCCAGCGAAGGCGAGACCGACTCAAGCTGAGCCACGCACAGGTTGAGGATCTGCGTCTCGTTGCGCTCGTGGTCGATCTGGGTCCCGCCGAACACGTAGAGCGCTCCGCCGTGGCGGCCGGGCACAACGGCGCTGGCCGACGCGGTCACGGGCACCAGCGGTGCGCTGAGCGTCTCCCAGTGATTCGCACCGATGCGGTAGCGTTCCGAGCCGGTCAGCGGGTCCCACCAATCGGGCACGCCGTGTACAACGTCGCCGCCGCTGACCGCCCACAGCGTTGATCCTGCATATCCGCCCGCGGGCGACATTCGCGCGTCGCCCATCCGGTCGAGCTCGGCCCAGATCTGGAGTTGCGGATCGTAGGCGTAGCTGCGGTCGTCGCTGTCGGAGCCGAACACGTAGAAGCGCTCGCCGTCCGTGGCTCCCAATCCGTAGGCGCGCGCCGTGGGCAGATCGGCCGTTCCGCTGTCCCAGGAGTTGGTTGCGATGTCGTATGCCGCATGATGCTTGTGCATCGAGTACGGCGCGTCGGAGCCGCCGGCCAGGTAGACCTTGCCGTCGATCTGCGCGCAGTACGATCCCGAGGCGAGGAATGGAACGTCGGCGCCCATGGTCCAGGTGTTGCCGGCGATGTTGTAG
Proteins encoded:
- a CDS encoding kelch repeat-containing protein, which translates into the protein MIFSKVGRSTLIRSATLIALCAGLFFFCGVAPCLGQACSNGWTLGHQTPQGIFRSSAVHSEGKIYLVGGGLAEGGFLNRVWIYDVDSDTWSLGAPYDLQGWMNTCAVAYQGKVYMFGGWKSSTVFLQATRIYNIAGNTWTMGADVPFLASGSYCAQIDGKVYLAGGSDAPYSMHKHHAAYDIATNSWDSGTADLPTARAYGLGATDGERFYVFGSDSDDRSYAYDPQLQIWAELDRMGDARMSPAGGYAGSTLWAVSGGDVVHGVPDWWDPLTGSERYRIGANHWETLSAPLVPVTASASAVVPGRHGGALYVFGGTQIDHERNETQILNLCVAQLESVSPSLAVNGAPTELTIDGWGFERYDTAYLEDDDWIESLSDLQVPDARTITGSVGAFARVGLYDLVVQSSSGESARIEDALTVCGCLIGEQCIDVGQTHPTNLCLLCDPTRARFDWSFNDGVACDDELFCNGSDLCLSGSCADHAGDPCAADQRCDEGLDKCLPTGDDTDEDDDDDGDPEDDDIADPGMSKDDDESCGC